TGCGGAGCATGGTCTGGAAGGTACTGCCGGCCATACCAAAGGCAAAACCTGACAGCAGACCCGCAAGCATGCGCGGAAGCCGCAGCGTCCTGACTGCAAATGTGGCACCTTTGACAGCTTCACCTGTCAGGACTTTCCAGACCGTGCTTAAGGAATAGATGGTGTTTCCCAGTAAGAGCATGGCAATGCATAAAGCGGCAACGGCAATGGCAAGAATAACGACTACTGAAATATAACGTCTTTTCCGTCTATGGAAACCATCGGATACTCTGTTTTTATTTTCTGCTGTCATAATGCACTCCCCTTTGATTTTATGGCTACCATAATCAGAACCGGCGCACCAATAAAAGCAGTGACAACACCGGATTCCAGTTCGCCGGGACTTCCAAGCAGACGCCCCGTAATATCTGCAGAAGTCAGAACCAAAGCGCCTCCGACTGCAGACATTGGTATGATAATTCGCTGATCGGGTCCCAGTAACAGGCGTATCACATGCGGAACCATAAGTCCGACAAAGCCAATTGGCCCGGCAACAGCTGTTACCGCACCGCATAAGATGACGCCGGCAAGTGCTCCAACGGCCCGTGCGATGCCTGTGTGCACCCCCAGCACGGTTGCTACATCATCGCCCAATGCCATAGCATTCAAAATTGGTGCCAACAGGATTCCAAGCAGAGAACCAAAAATTAAAAAAGGAAGGATTGCAAGGATATTTGTCCAGTTTGCTCCGCTGACGCTTCCTACCTGCCAGAAACGAAAACTGTCCATCACATTAGAACGTGGCAGCATAATGGCACTTACAATAGAAGAAAGTGCGGCGCTGACAGCGGAGCCGGCCAGAGCAAGCTTAATAGGGGTTGCACCTCCGGCACCCAGTGAGCCGATGCCATAAACGAATACAGTGGTGAGTGCTGCACCCAGAAGTGCCAGCCAGATATACTGATTGGCAGTCTGGATGTTGAAGAAGGCAATTCCGATTACCACAAACAGGGACGCTCCGGTATTGACACCCAGAACGCTGGGGTCTGCAATGGGGTTTCGGGTGATTGCCTGCATCAGTGCCCCTGAGATTCCCAAAGCTGCACCGGCGATCAGGCTGAATACTGTGCGTGGTATGCGTTCCCGGATGACAATCTGATCAAAGGTCTCGATTTTGCCCCGGAAGAGGGCATCTATGATTTCACTC
The window above is part of the Novisyntrophococcus fermenticellae genome. Proteins encoded here:
- a CDS encoding FecCD family ABC transporter permease, with the protein product MKQSRKIFITLIISLALLLLCAAGSLVFGSRNVSVSEIIDALFRGKIETFDQIVIRERIPRTVFSLIAGAALGISGALMQAITRNPIADPSVLGVNTGASLFVVIGIAFFNIQTANQYIWLALLGAALTTVFVYGIGSLGAGGATPIKLALAGSAVSAALSSIVSAIMLPRSNVMDSFRFWQVGSVSGANWTNILAILPFLIFGSLLGILLAPILNAMALGDDVATVLGVHTGIARAVGALAGVILCGAVTAVAGPIGFVGLMVPHVIRLLLGPDQRIIIPMSAVGGALVLTSADITGRLLGSPGELESGVVTAFIGAPVLIMVAIKSKGSAL